In the genome of Neodiprion fabricii isolate iyNeoFabr1 chromosome 4, iyNeoFabr1.1, whole genome shotgun sequence, the window TGTAAGACACGGGTTGTACCTGTTGTCTTGTTGCCTCATAGGCTTTGTCCGTATCATCCTCATGTACGAAGCTAGTATTGTACGTGGATTGACGTGGACGGTAGGATCTATTATGGAAGTTCGGCATGTTGATTTGGAATTGAGCGGGCTGATATCAGTAACCACAAAATCGTTCATTTCCCACTTCTTCatcagataattttttatccacaCATGCAAGTACTGAAAATGAATGGAAAAGTGCATTTCAACaagaagaatttcaaaaatgtaactTGAAGCAAACATTTGAGAGAATTCGATTATCGCCTTGTGAATATATCGGAATCCCGAGTGACTGTATGGATcttattgatattttatgtACTGCTAACTTAACTGACGTTGATGTATTTAtcacgttaaaaaaaatacgattaaaTGAAAGTTTTGCTATTTTAGCTGATGATTTTGGAATGTCCACTTCTAATATAAGTCGCATATTTACCAAGACTTTACCAATCATGgcaaaatatttaaaagaCTTTATTATTTGGCCTTCATCAGCAAGAATCAAACGTCAGTTGCCAATAAGCTTTCGAAGTCGTTATGCTGCAGTAGAATCAATAATTGATTGtttagaaattgaaatagaaaagCCAACAGATCCTGTAAAACAATCATTGACTTGGTCTGAATACAAAAAGTGTAATACGGTTAAATATTTAGTTTCTTGTACTCCTGATGGAAtagttaattttatttcacctgGATTCGGTGGTAGAACATCGGATGCTGAAATCGTTTCTCAATCTGGATATTTGGATTGTTTGAAACCAGACGCTGCTGTACTAGCTGATAGAGGCTTTAAACACATTGAAAACTTGGTGATTGCTAAAAACTGTACGTTAATTAGACCTCCGACAGTAAGTGCTGACAAGAAACCAAGTCATGAAGAAGTTATTGCTACAAAACGAATCGCAAGTCTTCGTATTCACATTGAAAGATTGATAAGAAGATTGATAATGATCATTACCTCACGTAGCGTTATAAAAAGGTAAGCacttatttttgtaatatttattgcatATTTGTATTTGTTTCCGGTAGTAATATAGTACACTTAACGGGTTCACAGTACTGTAGAAAAGTAAGGTTATGTTTCCGAGCTAATggcaatttttcttcgtttcgtcATTCCCTCATCATCATTCCctcacaaaattttttgatgaGGGAATGATAATTGCGTGAGGGAATGATGCATTTCTCGATAAATATCAAATATGTATGGTTGATTGATTTGTTTTAGGACACTACAAGTAAAAAATGTCAAGAGGTAGAAAATTAACCGCTTCTGAAGCAAAACTAAAGAAGAAAGAGTGACAGGAggcgaagagaaaaaatgaaaagttgccCTGATAGTTTGAGAAAACTTCAAGAACAAGCAAAACTCAagtatttaatgaaaaaaacaaaaggtcAGGTAAAATCTGTAAATTCTATGAGTTCACGAGAGAagagacgaaaaagaaaacaatggCGATTAAATAGTTTACAATACAgacgaaaaaatcaaaaggtTCGTAGAAATCTAGCAAGATTGATGGATGAGACACCACCTGTCAGTCCAGTTTCATTGAACGTACCTGGTCTGCGAGGAAATGCAATTAATCAAGAAACTGCAGCTTTACGACGGAGGCGACAACTCAGGAATCGACGAGCAATATTGTACAACAAAATagcaaaattagaaaaaaacttaaaggaagaaatcaaaaggaaagaaaaatatcgaaaaacaTACACGAgaataaatgaacaaacaaaaacatcTTCACCTGAGGCTAAGGTCAAATCTCTTCTAAAAAATACCAAGTTATCTGAAGctataaaaaagaaactaattttttccgaaataaTCTGCAAACAATTAACCAAATCTTATGCTAAATTGAAGACTCATCATGAAAAACGAGCATactaaaataatttcaatttagatcctttaaaaaaacataaactaaTGCATTATTCAAAGACGTTTTTCAAAGCTCAAAGTTACAAAACAAGTAATcacagaaaattaaaatcaaaagtGGTGAAAGTTAAGCAAGATATTGTGGATTTCTTGGAGAAAGATGAAAACTCTAGAATGTGTCCAGGGAAAAGGGATTTTGTTAGATTAGGAAAATTAGTTAAACAAAAGCGTCTTCTAACTGACAATATGCGtaatttgcataaaaaaatttcgagctCTGTTACTTACAAAGTAAGTTTGTCTACATTTTGCAAGTACAGGCCGTTTTGGGTTACTTGGGGAAACCTCAAAGAACGAGACACTTGTAAATGCATCATTCATGCAAATGTAGAACTAATAATTTCTAAGCTACATGAAAATAAAGTATtattacataataatataccaAGATTGCTAACAGATATAACATGTGACATTTATTGTACTAAATGTTTATTTAGAGAATGTTCAACTTGTAAAGACAAGTCTCTAGAATATAACCTTCCACAACCAGCAAAAACTGTTACTTACCGACAATggatatataaaaattgtgataGTGATGTgcgattttataaaaaatcgattcgaGGATtggtattcaaaatttgtgttGATTGTTTGTGTTCGGACCCGGCCGAGATCAACTCTTGTCCGTTGATAAACAATGCGTACGAAATCAACCGCCGTTTCTGTTTCGTCATGCGAATACTCGGCATCGGCATACATGGCATCAGAATTTTTGCCGCATTAATGGATCTAAGTTCAACTTTCAACAGCACGACGTATTACGGAATCATGAAAACGCTGCATATTGTTGTGAAATCGGTATACAATGCCGGTATCCGAAAAGCAGGctccgaagaaaaaaaaaaaaatttggatgcGGAAAATCGAGCGGATGTTCTCACGGTGTCTGGTGATGGATCCTGGTCGAAGCGCGGTTTTACTTCGCGCATGGGTATCGTGTCTGTGATTGGAAAATACACCAATAAAGTCCTGGACGTTGCTGTTCGGTCAAGCTTTTGCAGAGCTTGTTCACTTtggaagggaagagaaaacACGGTTGAATACGATGCATGGTATGCGACGCATGAACCGGAGTGCAACGTAAATCACGAAGGCAGCGCTGGAAAAATGGAGGTTGATGGTATGCTCGAAATTTTCAAGAGATCTGAGGAAATCCACAATGCAAAATACGGATTTATATTGGAGATGGAGATACAAAGACCTTCAAAATGTTGTTAGAAGCCAAGCCTTATGGCGACGAGctcacgataaaaaaaaaaagaatgcgTTCTGCACGTCAAAAAACGTGTTTACAAAAGGGGAAACGAAGCGAGAAAAAGGTTGGTCCAATTGAAGAAAGCCAAGAAGCAAGTTGCAGAGAAACAAGTGGAGACTGaaccgaagaaaaaaaaaactcgttcaAGTATTGcgaaagggggaaaaaatgcAATGCAAAAACCTGCTGCTGAACCAAAAAAAGTGCAATTGACACTAAAGTTGTTAACAACTCGTTCGGAATATTATGGCTTAGCAGTTCGTCGAAACTCCGATTCCGTTGAGAACATGAGGAACGCAATATGGGCGACGTTTTACCACAAAAGCTCAACTGATGAGAATCCCCAGCATCAGTATTGTCCTTCGGGAGGAGATTCGTGGTGcgaaattacaacaatttatacaacaatgatgcactcaataaataaactttaaaaaaatcatcttgtattcttcataaaatcagtgatttttcggagggtcacactgagacgatcccttaaaCAAATCTGTATTAAATTCACTGAAAGCTAAGTTCAGACAAGCTCCTCAAAGTGACAAAATAGTTTCTTTAATACTTGACGAAATCAATCTCACACCAGAGGTGCATTACGATCCACATTCGGACAAGTTCATTGGATATGCTGACGATGGTGAAGTACGTGATCCACAAGTTGCAAAATCAGCTGTGGTTGCAATGCTTATGTGGgttaataaaaatgttaagcAAGTCATAGGGTATTATTTTTTAGGTAGCACAGGGAACTCTCCCAAAATTCATCAATTAATTCTCGATTCAATTGACAAGGTTTCCGAACAGGGCCTGATCGTAAAAAGTGTTATATTTGATCAGGGTCCAAGAAATCAAGGTTTCCTCGCAAAATTCGGAGTGACGACACAGCGTCCATATTTTCATCGCAATGgtgagaaaatatataatatgtgcTTTATGATCCGCCTCATTTACTCAAGTCAATCCGCAATAATTTGAGGAATAAAGTATTACGATATAAAAACGGATTAGTGGATTGGAAAGAAATTTGTACGGTTTTCGATTTTAGTAAGAGCAATCCATTGAACTTGCTGccaaaaattagtgaaaaacattttaaGCTAGGTAAATGGAGCAAGATGCGTGTTTCGTTAGCTGCGCAAATATTTTCCGAGCCTATGTACACAGCACACCTGGTTTATAAAACAATCTTTCCGGAAAAATTTAGCGCTAACTGTAGTATGACTGctcaatttataatatacatggaCAAATTATTCGATTCTCTCAATTCTTcactattgaaaaaaaatcttccacaaaaattaaattacgcCATCTCATCAGAGTCAGAGCATGTGGAATATCTGAAttcaatgttgaaaaatttcgagacAGCTGAGTTTGTTACGGGACGACAACCTCCGTGCATTGGAGGTCTTCAATTGACGATTAGTGCTGTACTACAGCTTTTTGAAGATTTATCAATGAATTACAATATAAAACATTTGTGTACGCGACGGTTAAACCAGGATCCTTtagaaaatcttttttccaCCGTAAGACGACAGCACGGCTGTTCGATGTATCCATCTCCCATGCAATTCGAATCAGGATTGAGGCATATTTTGATAACAcatttgacgaaaatttccAACTTGAGCAATTGCGAAGCAGATACAGATCATATATTAGCAAAATTGAGCTGCATTACAGATATCCAATCTAAAGATGCTACTCCCAGTGCGTCGTATAATGACATTTGTATTACAAACACTGGCCTTGTCGACTCGGCTCCGCAATCAGAAATCCAGGAATTCACTGAGTCGAATGCAGTTTATTATATTTGTGgatatttatgtaaaaattttttatcccatCATAATTGTATAGATTGTAAGAAATTACTAATTGATGAAAACGATAGTCTAGATGCTGAACATAAATTATATGTTATCATGAAAAGTTATGCCGATACGCATGGATTGGTCTATGCAACAAAGACGTTTTCGAAAACATTATTGCATGGGAACGCACGTTCAAAAGTGTGATTCAAAGCATCGTACATTCGAATACTGTCACTCAGGTTCTCtctcatattttattacagtCGTGCAGAAAGCTCGAATTATGTACAATCGATACTAGTGAAGCATTTTTAAAGTTATTCTTGAGAATACGCTGTCACTGGGAGGCCAGGTTCATTCGCAGAAAGATTAATGAATCCGGcggaaaaacagaaaataagcCATCAATCCGTTTGGTAAACAATTAAAGATGTTAGGGTGTTTAACACCAATTCAAAATGATCGATCACCTTCACCGGAAAATTTGTCTTTCATACAAACAATTGATCTACTACATTTATTGTCACATGTTTTTCACGTGCCGAATACACCATCAATTCTTTGTATTAAAAGCATACATAAATAATGGAAGTCAACGAGAGTGATCGTGCAATGCTAAGACTGGCAAAATTAATCTATGAATCTGGAGATGTTACTCCTCTAGTGATTCTTTATGAATCAAGAACCCTACTAACTGAATTTCTCATGAATACATATGGTTTTGATCTGCAAGAAGAATATCGACTACATTTCCAAGCCGCTACATTTGAAGTCGATTTAGCAGATATGATAGAAGAAGATGATGGCTATGTTCCTGAATGTAACATTCATACCACTGTGGCTCAAATCAATGATGCCTTACGTAGAGATTCATACCTAAGTGACTTTTATGGCGATTCATATGATGAATTCGCAGATGGTGACATTTATGATTTTCTGCTTGACGCAGGCTTAATAACAAAGGGTCAGACTTATGTCATAGACAAAAGTGAAGAAAGAATGAATATCGATGTAGACTGCGAAGACCAAATGGATGTAGAAGACTGTCCATTAGGTATTGAAACCATACAACATATTAGCTCCTACGATGCCGTAGTTGAGAAGCAGTCTTATAAGTATGTTGGTAACAATTGTGAGAGTGACGGATTGTCGCCACAATATGAACACGATGGTAGCAGAAACAGAAAGTATCCTAAACGAAACAGAAAGTATCCTATCTTACTCCGATTAATTTATCACCAACAAATATATCAGTTGTAGTGTATACTATGGAGCAAGCACAAAACGTAGGTAAAGAATGTGGCCAAAGTTATGTGCAAGTCACATATGATTTGGCGATTGCTAAAATAGCTTATAAAATTCAAGCAACAGAAGCTCCAAGGTTTAATAATCTCTTCATACATCTTGGTTCATTCCATTTAATGATGGCCTTTTTTAAGGCTGTTGGAACTTTTATCAATGAGTGTGGATTGTCTCACATGATGGTTGAGAgcaaacttatcgcttcggGCTCTGTAAATGGAATAGTAGAAGGTAAACATTTTAACCGATGCAAACGTCTCCATCCGTTAATGGCTCTAGGCttacaaattttacattttgaccaatttttaaaaactaaaGGAATTGAACACGATTTCATGAAAGGACAAATTTATGACGTTCTTCTAGAGTAtcaggataaaaaaattccagttTCATTGACGTCGACAGAATTATTACCTAATCACATATTATCACAAGTGCTaaattcgtataaaaaatacgttagaaaaaaaaaagagaaggtAATCATGGGAAAACAGCTCAGTTCTATCTGATTTATATTCAACTTGTAACCTACTAAATAACGTTGGAATTTCGATAAATGATAGTAATCGAAACAGGCGAATCATAGTAACCTTGTGTGGCGAAAGATAGTAGCccaaagaattttatttcgatgAATGACAGTAATCGAATCAGGTGAATGATAGTAACCTTGTGGGGCGAATGATAGTAGCCCAAATGTATTTAGACAATGACGAGAGGTGGTTGGAACTCTTGGATCGGACTTGATCACTCTGATTTCGGAGTGAAAGCCGCACCCGCCTATTGTCTTGCTATATAcggaaattttgataatttcgtGTGGTGGACGTTTATTTTCAGATTGACAGGTGGACGCAGCTACGACGAGGACGTCGTAAAATCTAGGAAGGCCGAATGAAGTCAACGTCTTGGTATGGACCACGGCGGTGAGGCAGGGAAGCCGATAATATTTCGAGAGCCAGAACATAGACATTGAGATTAGACGGGTGACGAATCGAATTCGGAGGGTCTAGAGAGCGGGTGTCAAAGGGGCATTACGTGACGACGCCTCGGAGTTCACATCGATTGAATACTGTGCATATCGAGCATTACTACACTTACGCGGTTGCAAAGCTTCAATATACTTGTATTCACATATTTAACATAGAATTTTAAGAAGTATTCAATTgaatattacaatatacatttaATACGATTGACATTATAACTTATTCGAAAGATAGCTTCGTTATCTTATATATTATTTCCTACAAagctaaaatcatttttcttactttattCAATCGCATTTTTTAAGACGAAAATGTCATATTAGGTTTTTGTCGCAtatcctattccattattcagTCTTTCAGCGTTcaattggaaaagaaaaaaactctcTACGACAAACAGTCCTCTAGCAACGTTGACTTCAAGTTCTGGGGTGCGCGTAACCCGTATGCAGAGTATTTGTTTCATACGGATAGTGTAGGGTCCTAGGGTTAAACAACTTCTGGGCCATGTAGTAGACACTTCAAGAAGTACCTAacccagaattttttcagattttttcaaagcCTAGAAAACTCCAAAAACTTCACCGTTCCCTAAAAGATCCAGTGTTCACACCAAGGACTAAATCGGCCAGTCAGGCGCTTTCGGAAAAAACAGAGTTGGCTGTTGATATGCTGTCGGAAGATGACGAAGAGGAAGATCATGTAGAAATGATGTACGATTCGGACTCAGAGGGGGATAGAAATGATAAACCTCGGGCTGGATAAAAAGTAAGACGTGCCATTTGTCCACGACCAGCCGACcgaaaagtaaaaactttCTACGAAAACTGTAACCGACCTGTCTGTGACGAGCACAGttcaattttttggtaaatttgtGCCACAATAAACCGATCGGTATACCATTAAGCCTCGATGGttattttctatatttataaaaattatttgttgaataaaaaattcattcaaagttgaaaaaaagatgcaatatgtaatttttcattgactTCACCCATTTACGgctttttgttattttcagttttcggataaataaataattatactttttgaaaaaaatgaatcgatacACCATTTCATCTCAAGGCTCAGTGTATTCCCTTTGAAATCCCGTTGGAGTTTTGGAAATCggttaattaaaaaaagaatgagactattttgattgaaaaatgtcatttttagCTCTTCACcgccctttttttttttttttttgctttaaaCAAGTTCTTCTCGTTTTCATCTCAAAGAAAAGGGATTTTAATATATACCTTCGTGTTGATGattaaaaaacgaagaaaatgatGCATAATAAACCTATCTTATTGGAACTAGAAAGGCTTGCATTGTTTGGAAACGCTTGGGGTACTCCGATGCCCCAGTTACCCCGTAGAAGGTATAAAAATTAGGTTGCCCCGTCTAGGGTTAGAAAATGCAGAATTCTCTAACGTTTTTCCACAAAACATAGGTAATGTGGAGCAGCTTTTATGACGAAAAGCTCCAGAAGTTCCGCAccttgaatatataaatttggaTCTAAAAAGCACATAGTATTGCTTAGTTTCACACAAATACttagaaattgaacaatacCATTTTAGACGGTTAGCTTAACTGAATTTACGAAGCTCagttgaagtttgaaaacgaTTTATAGAAAAAGTACGTTTTTCTTTATAGTCCATCataattctttgatttttcCCAGTCTTTTTCCAATAtacgaaattccctgactattCCCGGTTTTCCCAGTCTGTCGCCACCCTATCATTTCAACTGCGAACTAAGGAGATACGTGGTTATGTAATCTTTGTGGCTGTTTCAGTACCAAAAGCCACGGTGGACTTAGGTTTCGATTTTCTAAATTGGAAACTTCAGGTGTTGATTAcacatttgaaataaaaatgtagtaATTGGATGATAAGCAAAACACGGTTGTTGTAACGTAGCGTTAAATTTTACAGTGTTatttgagaaatcttcgaGCAGATAAAGCAATCAAGTAAATAGTTTTGTACGCCGATTGCACCGGATACTCAGATTCCAATTAACTGATTCATTAGGACAACGTAAATTGAACATTGTTTTTCTCTACCTAAGGTACTCCGAATAATTCGCATATTTGTTATCCATTAGTTTGTATATGGAACATTCCACGTCAACTTCGtcaaccgaaaaaaaaatgtttcaaaattttcaaaaataatatacttgatggaattttgatttttttatttgaacatCAGTTACGACAGCTTAAATGTCGCGGAAAATATCtgcaaaacatttttttttcaaacacttgaATTCAAGACGATTCGAAACACCACCTTACTGATTTTGATACGATTGTTCAATTTGGAGGTATCATCGATTAAAAGTTCGtaaatttttggaatatcGTAAAATTTAGGTTTGCAAGAACTCCGGAACGGAGGctccgaaaatttttgaaaaaatcagagaCACCACTCTCGCATGGTATAACAAAATCCTAGAAGAATGAAATCAAATGTAGTGAGGTCTGGAGGTGGCTGacttgacgtggaatgccccatacacgCGTTTCGGTCAACTGATTTACATTAGTTTACGATTTAGTGAAAAATCTTTGCTTTGGGTACGAACATATTTTATAAGGTACTGGAGATATTGGAAgtttataattacaaaatgaaTACCTATGTACTACGCCCCGAGATTGTAGTCGTTAGAGATACACAATTTTTGACAGTAACTGAGAAACAATTATTCCGTTTTGtttccagttttttttattttactgtcTTTAATAGCACATTATGTGATAAAGAAATAATAGTCTTTATACCCGTGTTGCATATAGGACTTTATTCCGGACTTGACTGTCGCAACTTTATTGACTTTAAAAGTTGAAACCGCATTTAAGGGAAAAACaagggaacaaaaaaaaaaaaaatttgtggagAAAAGTACAACAGGGAATGATAAGCTGCTTTTGTCGGCCTTTGCAGGTCAATAAAGTGGCCATTACGGTTAAGACAGGAATAAAGTTTTATTGCTGCCTGAGTctacttgaaaattaaaattaaggGGATATCCAGTTGTGATACAGTTTATAATTCTTCaaggatttcaattttcaaaaacactATTTTCATCTACAAAAATAAAGTGGTGTTCATTGCTTCTAAGTATTGTATATGTTATGAAATATAGACTTTATTGAGAGCTTCGctagtttttatttatatagcAGAATTTTACCTTCAGAGTCTAGTTGTAAAAGAAAGTTGATAgtacaaaattcaagaaaCTAGACTCATTTTACAAGTTTTAGAGAATTATCAACTTTATCATGTCGCTAGACACCCAAAATGATTAAAACATGGGATGGAAAATGTTAAACTGTTGTCTTGAACATTATGAGTGACACTGTCGAATACAATTGAATCATATGGGTTCAATCAGGATTTGCAGTGAATACTCAAATTTTGTAGATcacttttcgtaatttcaaagaaatgaaaacaagaTGTAGCACAAAAGAAGCAAGATATGCTAGTGCAACTGACTGAATATGAAACGATGATAAGTGTGAAATATCACACAGTCCTCTACGCCCTGTGCTTAAAGATTACTTATTTTCGTAAGTTGAAGTCTTTTGAGAAATTTAGTGGCAAACCTTTCGATGCTACAACGCCGATGGAGATAGAGATTTACTCACGCCCAATACTTTCTCGTCATGCTCTGCTTGGTCTTGAATGATTTTTgcgtatttttcattatccCGTAAATCATCCTCGTCCAGCATGTCCTGCATTCTTTGTTTGTAACTGAAAAAGTTAAGTAAAGGTACACAGTTAAGTGAAGAAGTAAAATGTAATAACTTAAGTAGCACAATTAGATGTTTCGAACTGGCATTTGGTACTTGAATTTGAAGACCAGCCTTACGTgcggaaaaaatgtttggcaAAAATTCGTGAATGCAAGGCTTACATTTCGCTGTCTGGATTATTCGCTTGATTTCGGCACTTGTCCAGTTTCTTCTCGAGAGACCGGACCACTTCTCTTGTTGGAGGCTCAACACACTTGGCCATTGATcttatttctgaaaatttaatatgacATAGTTACAATCGGTGATAATGTGTCagaagaaaaatgacgaagatgATGAAACATCCCCAAAAACGATTATGATCGACTTACTTCTAACAGCCTCGATGATTCCTGGCAAATGTTCCCTCGAGAACAGTGTGTCTGTTACGTAATTGTCTAGATTAGCAGCAGCTCTCGACGCTGCGTGCAAGGTGGCAGCCAAAGCAATTTGACTCGGAGCGTAAATCAGAATACTATCTGTGAGAAACACTCTTTCAAGAAAATCGTCGATATGCGGTCTGAGCTTCTCTGGATTTTCAAGTGATGTGCATCTGGTCTAAAAACACAGgaaaaattaatagaaaattacaaaaggCTCGATATGATCTTGATGAGTGAACCATGAATAGCAGAAATAAGGGCTTAAGTTAAAACTGAATTGTCAagagaaatttacaaaataagagataaaaatttcagccaaTGATTCTGCAGCTTGGAAAATAAGTAGATTCCCTTCGTAAGCTACACTCACCTTTATATCGATCATCAAGCCCTCTACAGGCCTGAAAGGATTATGGACAGTCAAGTTATAGTTGAGCTGCTGCATGAGTAACAATTCGTTGTTTAAAATGATGTCTGATGCCTTTTCTCTGTCTCCTTTGATATTCGCTACGAACTGGGATATTGAGACATTGAATTCTTCTACCTAAgaaagagaattgaaaaaataataaaatctgGAAACAGTTGAAGTTTTGTTCatcgcaataaaaaaaagttaattacAAGTCATCTCTGCAAGTATGTTAAATTGTATTCATATTACGAATACTTGCCTTGCAGCCAAGGTAGACGCATGTGACAAGGATTTCCTTAGGATGGTAATCCATAACGCTGTTCCTTAAATAGAACCTCTTGAAGTAGTGAAGCGCAGTTGCTACGGTAGGTCTTGGCATGGGCGGAACAAATCTGCGACAGAAGTCTCGGAGTTGTAATTCATAGAATTTGAGTAATATCCGTTCTTCCGAAGTCGTTAGGAAATGCTCCTCTCTTTGATCGCGCTGTACGAGTGGAAAGAACGAACCATTTTTCAAAGACAAAGTATTACTCCTTGACGGAAACGCAAATGTATGGGACAACATTTACACAGAGCATGCCGATCGAATATTAGGCAAGATTTTTTATGTCCGTATAAATATCAGTCTTCTTCTCACAAACGGTGAAGACATTTTTACCAACATTATTTGGCGTCCCCAAGTTTATCGGTATTTAATCAACAAACTGCGTGAGCTTTTATGTACGATCAAAGATTCAAAATAGCGTGTTCTCCAGTACACGTTgtgtataattaaaattctcaaataaatttatccacCGGGCAACACCGTAATTGCTTTGCAATCGCGCGGAATGTTCATCACGTAATTGATACGTATGTCAAAATAAAAGACGATTAGAGAGTACGGAGATTTGCTTGCGAAAGATGGAATATTTTCGATTGGTGAATCAAATGTTAAAACGCACGCTGTTCGAAGCTGATATAATTATCCATAACTTTGTATGAACTGGCTTTTGTTCAAGTAATTTCTTTCGAATTGGCAAAACACGCTTTTTGGGTTATAGCTATAGATATATCGATTGGGAGATAGAATAAACTGGAATCAACACTCACCGGCACGTTCACGCCATGCTTGTCGATGAATTCCGAGTTAGTCTTCTCGCGAAGTTCCGTGATGTCATTTTCATCACTGAATATCCAGTACATCTTTTGAGAGCTCATTGGaaacattttcaatatatttaatatCGCGTGAGCAGCTGAATCGCACAGTAAAAGACTCCCTAATCAGATACCCTGCGACGAACGTTTTTGTCCTCCAATGCCTTCCTACCGCTTCCTATTGCGCTGCTCACTAGTGCTCACTGAGCAATGGCGTCAAATGAGACTCCTGCTCACTGGTCAGTTTCAGCTACTTCGTGGTTTCCGCAATCAGCAATGGCCGCTAGGGCTTGGCGGTAAATTTGAATACGCCGGGTACTGTCATCACGCTGCCATGTTTGGCATATGCCGTTGACTGATagtcttcagtcaacgcataTGCGttgta includes:
- the LOC124180137 gene encoding cyclin-H; protein product: MFPMSSQKMYWIFSDENDITELREKTNSEFIDKHGVNVPRDQREEHFLTTSEERILLKFYELQLRDFCRRFVPPMPRPTVATALHYFKRFYLRNSVMDYHPKEILVTCVYLGCKVEEFNVSISQFVANIKGDREKASDIILNNELLLMQQLNYNLTVHNPFRPVEGLMIDIKTRCTSLENPEKLRPHIDDFLERVFLTDSILIYAPSQIALAATLHAASRAAANLDNYVTDTLFSREHLPGIIEAVRKIRSMAKCVEPPTREVVRSLEKKLDKCRNQANNPDSEIYKQRMQDMLDEDDLRDNEKYAKIIQDQAEHDEKVLGVSKSLSPSAL